From a region of the Streptomyces caniferus genome:
- a CDS encoding menaquinone biosynthesis decarboxylase — protein sequence MAYDDLRSFLRALEREGDLKRIKAEVDPYLEVGEIVDRVQKSGGPALLFENVKGSAMPLAMNVYGTDRRLLKALDLKAYEDISAKIGGLLKPELPHGFVGVREAFGKLAGMTHVPPKKVKEAPVQEVVLRGDDVDLDRLPALFTWPEDGGSFFNLGLTHTKHPETGVRNLGLYRLQRHDKRTIGMHWQIHKDSRNHYQVAAKRGEKLPVAIAFGCPPAVTYASTAPLPGDIDEYLFAGFLQGKRIEMVDCKTVPLQVPAHAEVVIEGWLEPGEMLPEGPFGDHTGFYTPQEPFPALTIDCVTMRKRPLLQSIVVGRPPTEDGPLGRATERFFLPLLKIIVPDIVDYHLPESGGFHNCAIVSIDKKYPKHAQKVMHAIWGAHMMSLTKLIVVVDADCDVHNLHEVSWRALGNTDYARDLTVVEGPVDHLDHASYQQFWGGKAGIDATEKWPEEGYTRDGGWPHMVESDPRTAAMVDRRWKEYGLS from the coding sequence ATGGCTTACGACGATCTTCGCTCGTTCCTGCGTGCACTGGAGCGGGAAGGCGACCTCAAGCGCATCAAGGCCGAGGTCGACCCGTATCTGGAAGTCGGCGAGATCGTGGACCGGGTGCAGAAGTCCGGTGGCCCGGCGCTGCTCTTCGAGAACGTCAAGGGCTCGGCGATGCCGCTCGCCATGAACGTCTACGGCACCGACCGCCGCCTGCTGAAGGCGCTGGACCTCAAGGCGTACGAGGACATCAGCGCCAAGATCGGCGGACTGCTCAAGCCGGAGCTGCCGCACGGTTTCGTCGGTGTGCGCGAGGCGTTCGGGAAGCTCGCGGGCATGACGCACGTCCCGCCGAAGAAGGTGAAGGAAGCGCCCGTCCAGGAGGTCGTGCTCCGGGGCGACGACGTCGATCTCGACCGGCTCCCGGCGCTGTTCACCTGGCCCGAGGACGGCGGCTCCTTCTTCAACCTGGGCCTGACGCACACCAAGCACCCCGAGACCGGCGTGCGCAACCTGGGCCTCTACCGCCTGCAGCGCCACGACAAGCGCACCATCGGCATGCACTGGCAGATCCACAAGGACAGCCGCAACCACTACCAGGTCGCCGCCAAGCGCGGGGAGAAGCTGCCGGTCGCCATCGCCTTCGGCTGCCCGCCGGCCGTCACCTATGCCTCCACCGCACCGCTGCCCGGTGACATCGACGAGTACCTCTTCGCCGGCTTCCTCCAGGGCAAGCGGATCGAGATGGTCGACTGCAAGACCGTGCCGCTGCAGGTGCCGGCGCACGCCGAGGTCGTCATCGAGGGCTGGCTGGAGCCGGGCGAGATGCTGCCCGAGGGGCCGTTCGGCGACCACACCGGCTTCTACACGCCGCAGGAGCCGTTCCCGGCGCTGACCATCGACTGCGTGACGATGCGCAAGCGGCCGCTGCTCCAGTCGATCGTCGTGGGCCGCCCGCCGACGGAGGACGGGCCGCTGGGCCGGGCGACGGAGCGGTTCTTCCTGCCGCTCCTCAAGATCATCGTCCCGGACATCGTCGACTACCACCTGCCGGAATCCGGCGGCTTCCACAACTGCGCGATCGTCTCGATCGACAAGAAGTACCCCAAACACGCCCAGAAGGTGATGCACGCCATCTGGGGCGCGCACATGATGTCGCTGACCAAGCTGATCGTGGTCGTGGACGCCGACTGCGATGTGCACAACCTCCACGAGGTCTCCTGGCGGGCGCTCGGCAACACCGACTACGCCCGCGACCTCACGGTCGTCGAAGGCCCCGTCGACCACCTCGACCACGCCTCCTACCAGCAGTTCTGGGGCGGCAAGGCAGGGATCGACGCGACGGAGAAGTGGCCCGAGGAGGGCTATACGCGCGACGGCGGCTGGCCCCACATGGTCGAGTCCGACCCGCGGACGGCGGCGATGGTCGACCGCCGTTGGAAGGAGTACGGACTCTCATGA
- a CDS encoding PLD nuclease N-terminal domain-containing protein, with product MLRYLPFLLVLALWIYAFIDCLNTPESQVRGLPKVAWVFIILLFGEVLVGPVAWLVAGKQRQPATGGGTTPAAGHRNHRAKFVAPDDNPEFLRSLADESNKKDEALLKDWEADLRRREEELRRRSRDAADGGSGPEDTPPPAQG from the coding sequence ATGCTCAGGTATCTGCCGTTCCTCCTGGTGCTGGCGCTGTGGATCTACGCGTTCATCGACTGCCTGAACACCCCCGAATCCCAGGTGCGCGGTCTGCCCAAGGTCGCCTGGGTGTTCATCATCCTGCTCTTCGGCGAGGTGCTGGTCGGGCCGGTCGCCTGGCTGGTGGCGGGCAAGCAGCGGCAGCCGGCGACGGGCGGCGGCACCACTCCCGCCGCGGGGCACCGCAACCACCGTGCGAAGTTCGTGGCGCCCGACGACAACCCCGAGTTCCTCCGGTCCCTGGCTGACGAGAGCAACAAGAAGGACGAGGCGCTGCTCAAGGACTGGGAGGCCGACCTGCGCCGCCGCGAGGAGGAGCTGCGACGCAGGAGCCGCGACGCGGCGGACGGCGGCAGCGGCCCCGAGGACACCCCGCCGCCCGCCCAGGGCTAG
- a CDS encoding nucleoside deaminase produces the protein MDGMDRTQDWGQDRDELRLHGRVDGHRDLTGHPDHVQEQARAMLATALAEARTGLAEGGIPIGAALYGPDGTLLGRGHNRRVQDDDPTMHAETAAFRAAGRRPGYLGTTMVTTLSPCWFCSGLVRQFGISRVVIGEARTFHGGHDWLARHGVRIVLLDDPECAAMMRDFIGAQPELWHEDIGGE, from the coding sequence ATGGACGGTATGGACCGTACGCAGGACTGGGGTCAGGACCGCGACGAGCTTCGTCTGCACGGCCGTGTCGACGGTCACCGCGACCTGACCGGCCACCCCGACCACGTCCAGGAGCAGGCCCGCGCCATGCTGGCGACGGCGCTCGCCGAGGCCCGCACCGGTCTCGCCGAGGGCGGCATCCCGATCGGCGCGGCGCTCTACGGCCCGGACGGCACCCTCCTCGGCCGCGGCCACAACCGCCGCGTCCAGGACGACGACCCGACCATGCACGCCGAAACCGCGGCCTTCCGCGCGGCCGGCCGCCGGCCCGGCTACCTCGGCACGACGATGGTCACCACCCTCTCCCCCTGCTGGTTCTGCAGCGGCCTGGTCCGCCAGTTCGGCATCTCCCGCGTCGTCATCGGCGAGGCCCGCACCTTCCACGGCGGCCACGACTGGCTGGCCCGGCACGGCGTACGGATCGTGCTGCTGGACGACCCCGAGTGCGCGGCGATGATGCGCGACTTCATCGGGGCACAGCCGGAGCTGTGGCACGAGGACATCGGGGGCGAGTGA
- a CDS encoding ice-binding family protein: MATVPLGTAATYGVLANTAITNTGPTVVAGDLGVSPAGAVTGFPPGTVTGTIHLNDAAAAQAQTDLLNGYANALVRPVTATVATELGGTTLTPGVYNSLSGTFSLNGTLTLDAQGDPNAVFVFKTITTLITGATGNVNLINQAQSSNVFWQVGSSATLGAGSTIRGSILAFTSITATTGAIVDGRLLAIGAAVTLDSNAVTVPSLSTCSVVVQPVAGPVVVGQPTSVSAVVTCNGLPVVGGSVTFTGGAVPVTATTNAAGIATGSLTFNTAGPATITATVTAAGSGCACTGVVSAPLPITVTPQPSCLVVVQPVSGPVVVGQPTPVSAVVTCNGLPVVGGSVTFTGGAVPVTATTNAAGVATGSLTFNTAGPATITATVTAAGTACACTGVASAPLPITVTPATGPLSAAPACWHVNLPFPIPSLFAATLTAAVTPAQAGVTVTFFVSGLPVGTAVTNANGIATLNAGLSILQISASSYTATATVGGVPVQATNTLRPCFPPA, encoded by the coding sequence ATGGCAACCGTACCTTTGGGCACCGCCGCCACCTACGGCGTGCTCGCCAACACGGCGATCACCAACACCGGCCCCACCGTGGTCGCCGGCGACCTCGGAGTGAGCCCCGCCGGTGCGGTGACCGGGTTCCCTCCCGGAACGGTCACCGGAACCATCCACCTGAACGACGCTGCCGCGGCGCAGGCTCAGACCGACCTGCTGAACGGGTACGCCAACGCGCTGGTGCGCCCGGTCACGGCCACCGTCGCGACGGAACTCGGCGGGACCACCCTGACGCCCGGCGTGTACAACTCCTTGTCCGGCACGTTTTCCCTCAACGGGACACTGACCCTGGACGCTCAGGGTGACCCCAACGCCGTCTTCGTCTTCAAGACGATCACCACGCTCATCACGGGAGCCACCGGCAACGTCAACCTCATCAACCAGGCGCAGTCCTCCAACGTCTTCTGGCAGGTCGGCAGCTCCGCGACACTCGGCGCCGGCTCCACCATCAGGGGTAGCATCCTCGCCTTCACCTCGATCACCGCCACCACGGGGGCCATCGTGGACGGTCGGCTGCTGGCCATCGGCGCCGCCGTCACGCTGGACTCGAACGCGGTCACCGTGCCGTCCCTGTCCACGTGCTCGGTGGTGGTCCAGCCGGTGGCCGGGCCGGTGGTCGTCGGGCAGCCGACCTCCGTGTCCGCTGTGGTGACCTGCAACGGTCTGCCGGTCGTCGGTGGGTCGGTGACCTTCACCGGTGGTGCGGTCCCGGTGACCGCCACCACCAACGCGGCGGGCATCGCCACCGGGTCGCTGACGTTCAACACCGCCGGGCCCGCCACCATCACCGCCACCGTCACCGCGGCCGGCAGCGGGTGCGCGTGCACCGGCGTCGTCTCCGCGCCCCTGCCCATCACCGTCACTCCGCAGCCGTCCTGCCTGGTGGTGGTCCAGCCGGTGTCCGGGCCGGTGGTCGTCGGGCAGCCGACCCCCGTGTCCGCTGTGGTGACCTGCAACGGTCTGCCGGTCGTCGGTGGGTCGGTGACCTTCACCGGTGGTGCGGTCCCGGTGACCGCCACCACCAACGCGGCCGGTGTCGCCACCGGATCGCTGACCTTCAACACCGCCGGGCCCGCAACCATCACCGCCACCGTCACCGCGGCCGGCACCGCCTGCGCGTGCACCGGCGTCGCGTCCGCGCCCCTCCCCATCACCGTCACTCCGGCGACGGGCCCGCTGAGCGCGGCGCCCGCTTGCTGGCACGTCAACCTGCCCTTCCCGATTCCGAGCCTGTTCGCGGCGACGCTGACGGCCGCCGTCACGCCGGCGCAAGCGGGAGTCACGGTCACCTTCTTCGTCTCCGGCCTACCGGTGGGCACCGCGGTGACCAACGCCAACGGCATCGCCACCCTCAACGCCGGCCTGTCCATCCTGCAGATCAGCGCCAGCAGCTACACGGCGACCGCCACCGTCGGCGGCGTCCCGGTCCAGGCGACCAACACCCTGAGGCCCTGCTTCCCGCCGGCGTGA
- a CDS encoding DUF5994 family protein, whose product MTATVLSPPVPEDRTSSLPLRLLLAPAGTAPALLDGAWWPRSRDLMAELPSLTAFLDPLWGRITHVTVNPTFWPVIPRKVPVKGHVVGVGWFKEEQDPHKLLLLSYTTGRWDLLVIPPETGPATAARLMTEAADPFGTLTASGLMGAAEQRRIAADADSALISAWDSEGGHGARLPTSHSPARVVASVPDTPEGN is encoded by the coding sequence ATGACCGCGACCGTTCTCTCCCCACCTGTCCCCGAGGACCGGACCTCTTCGCTGCCCCTCCGACTCCTGCTGGCGCCGGCCGGCACCGCTCCGGCTCTGCTCGACGGGGCGTGGTGGCCCCGCTCCCGCGACCTCATGGCGGAGCTTCCCTCACTGACGGCCTTCCTCGACCCGCTGTGGGGGCGGATCACCCACGTCACGGTGAACCCCACGTTCTGGCCGGTCATCCCACGCAAGGTGCCCGTCAAGGGGCATGTGGTGGGTGTCGGCTGGTTCAAGGAGGAGCAAGATCCCCACAAGCTGCTGCTGCTCTCCTACACCACCGGCCGTTGGGACCTGCTGGTGATCCCTCCGGAGACCGGTCCCGCCACAGCCGCCCGGCTCATGACCGAGGCTGCCGATCCGTTCGGCACCCTTACGGCGAGCGGCCTGATGGGCGCAGCGGAGCAACGCCGGATCGCAGCAGATGCCGACTCAGCCCTGATCTCGGCGTGGGACTCCGAAGGCGGCCACGGAGCACGCCTGCCGACCTCACACTCCCCCGCCCGGGTCGTTGCTTCGGTACCGGATACGCCGGAAGGCAACTGA
- a CDS encoding WXG100 family type VII secretion target, with protein MSAQFGVDPETLQDLAGRFDTEAKELGKHIQEFTASSSEVGQAFGLLGACDGALAKYQQLMQHTATALSRLPQVLNSDGSRLRLNAENYKATDQATNHHLQAMTRP; from the coding sequence ATGAGCGCACAATTCGGTGTCGATCCTGAGACTCTCCAAGACCTTGCGGGCAGGTTCGACACGGAGGCCAAGGAACTGGGCAAGCACATCCAGGAGTTCACGGCGTCCTCGTCCGAGGTCGGCCAGGCATTCGGCCTGCTGGGCGCCTGCGATGGCGCGTTGGCGAAGTACCAGCAGCTGATGCAGCACACCGCCACGGCGCTCTCACGACTTCCCCAGGTGCTCAACAGTGACGGCTCCCGGCTGCGTCTCAACGCGGAGAATTACAAGGCGACGGACCAGGCCACGAACCACCATCTGCAGGCCATGACGAGGCCGTAG
- a CDS encoding WXG100 family type VII secretion target produces the protein MSINSWIDGKVLEILQAFGVELPSGDGETLRSIARSWDTMGTELTNTVRAVDSAISGVDKRGWHGRARDAFEKHWGEQKKVIEKVANNFHQVARGLRSYADEIDNINEEIIDICVEIAEMEIAGAVLSAFTGFLSDIVANTAVAERVAKIIDLVKLFTSAAEKVAGLLERFGSLSAESAATGASNPTFKTSPRTPTKPGKGRSSQCLLSPIP, from the coding sequence GTGAGCATCAACAGCTGGATCGACGGCAAGGTCCTCGAGATTCTGCAGGCATTCGGTGTGGAACTCCCCAGTGGTGATGGCGAAACACTGCGCTCGATCGCCCGTTCCTGGGACACCATGGGCACAGAGCTGACCAACACGGTGCGGGCCGTGGACAGCGCAATTTCAGGTGTCGACAAGCGGGGCTGGCACGGCCGAGCCCGTGATGCGTTCGAGAAGCACTGGGGCGAGCAGAAGAAGGTCATCGAAAAGGTTGCGAACAACTTCCACCAGGTGGCCCGCGGGCTTCGGTCCTATGCCGACGAGATCGACAACATAAACGAAGAGATCATCGACATCTGCGTCGAGATCGCCGAGATGGAGATCGCCGGAGCAGTCCTGTCGGCATTCACCGGGTTCCTCTCCGACATCGTGGCCAATACGGCCGTGGCCGAACGGGTGGCCAAGATCATCGATCTGGTGAAGCTCTTCACCTCAGCGGCCGAGAAGGTCGCAGGCTTGCTGGAGCGCTTCGGATCCCTGAGCGCAGAATCGGCTGCGACCGGGGCATCGAATCCGACCTTCAAAACCTCGCCAAGGACGCCGACGAAGCCGGGGAAGGGGCGAAGTAGTCAGTGCCTCCTGAGCCCAATACCGTGA
- a CDS encoding DUF4291 domain-containing protein, with the protein MSNTPEAPAQDRAHAPAHPAEPPRRIRALHTDDTVTVYQAYSPALGLPAARDGRFPAAWKRERMTWIKPSFLWMMYRCGWGAKADQETVLAVEIERAGFDWALGHACLSHYDPDEHPDRGAWQRELKGSPARVQWDPERDLRLRALPYRSLQLGLAGEASRRYADEWTVAITDVTPLAHEIHALVRSGETAAAAALLPEERPYPAPGGTPGLCRVS; encoded by the coding sequence ATGAGCAACACCCCCGAAGCCCCCGCCCAAGACCGCGCGCACGCCCCCGCCCACCCCGCCGAACCACCCCGCCGCATCCGCGCCCTGCACACCGACGACACCGTCACCGTCTACCAGGCGTACTCCCCCGCGCTGGGGCTCCCGGCCGCGCGGGACGGGCGATTTCCCGCGGCCTGGAAGCGGGAGCGGATGACATGGATCAAGCCGTCGTTCCTGTGGATGATGTACCGGTGCGGCTGGGGCGCCAAGGCCGACCAGGAGACCGTGCTCGCGGTGGAGATCGAGCGTGCCGGGTTCGACTGGGCGTTGGGGCATGCCTGTCTGTCGCACTACGACCCGGACGAGCACCCCGACCGCGGGGCCTGGCAGCGGGAGTTGAAGGGGTCGCCGGCGCGGGTGCAGTGGGATCCGGAGCGGGATCTGCGGCTGCGGGCGCTGCCGTACCGGTCGCTACAGCTGGGACTGGCGGGGGAGGCGTCGCGCCGGTATGCCGATGAATGGACGGTGGCGATCACGGACGTCACGCCTCTGGCGCACGAGATCCATGCGCTGGTGCGTTCCGGGGAGACGGCGGCGGCCGCGGCGCTGCTGCCCGAGGAGCGCCCCTACCCGGCACCCGGGGGAACTCCGGGGCTGTGCCGCGTGTCCTGA
- a CDS encoding alkaline phosphatase family protein → MPDMTRRRLLGSAAGAVGGAAALSLLPPSVQQAVAAGPARHGSLHDVEHVVMLMQENRSFDHYFGTLRGVRGFADPDALTLPDGRSVFHQPDAENPDGYLLPFRLNTHTTSAQAIPSTSHAWSVQHEAWNGGKMDRWLPAHRKADGINGPYVMGYHTRADIPFQFALAEAFTLCDNYFCSVFGPTWPNRLYWMTGTLDPGGTQGGPVLNNTAPKPYRWTTYAERLQAAGISWKVYQEEDDYGCNLLEQFQTFRDSKPGEPLYERGMRAQPAGAFEDDARADRLPAVSWLIPTSHQSEHPDYLPAAGADYVARKIEAIASNPKVWAKTVFILNYDENDGLFDHVPPPVPPPGTKDEFVRGLPIGGGFRVPCLIISPWTVGGWAAGDPFDHTSVLQFLERWTGVAEPNISDWRRAAFGDLTSAFGFRHRPHRPPRLPRDTAEQLVEAQWEVAHLPKPTLPGAGQRPPRQERGRRRRR, encoded by the coding sequence ATGCCCGACATGACCCGACGCAGACTCCTCGGCTCGGCGGCCGGCGCGGTCGGCGGCGCCGCCGCGCTGTCGCTGCTGCCGCCCAGCGTGCAGCAGGCCGTCGCGGCCGGACCCGCGCGTCACGGCTCACTGCACGACGTCGAGCACGTGGTGATGCTGATGCAGGAGAACCGGTCGTTCGACCACTACTTCGGCACCCTGCGCGGCGTCCGTGGCTTCGCCGACCCGGACGCGCTGACGCTGCCGGACGGCCGGTCCGTCTTCCATCAGCCGGATGCGGAGAACCCGGACGGCTATCTGCTGCCGTTCCGTCTCAACACGCACACCACCAGCGCCCAGGCCATCCCCTCCACCAGCCATGCCTGGTCCGTGCAGCACGAGGCGTGGAACGGCGGCAAGATGGACCGCTGGCTGCCCGCGCACCGCAAGGCCGACGGGATCAACGGTCCGTATGTGATGGGCTATCACACCCGGGCGGACATCCCGTTCCAGTTCGCCCTCGCGGAGGCGTTCACACTCTGCGACAACTACTTCTGCTCGGTCTTCGGCCCGACCTGGCCCAACCGCCTGTACTGGATGACCGGCACCCTCGACCCGGGCGGCACACAGGGCGGTCCGGTGCTGAACAACACCGCGCCCAAGCCGTACCGCTGGACGACCTACGCCGAGCGGCTGCAGGCGGCGGGCATCAGCTGGAAGGTCTACCAGGAGGAGGACGACTACGGCTGCAACCTCCTGGAGCAGTTCCAGACGTTCCGGGACTCCAAGCCCGGGGAGCCGCTCTACGAGCGCGGGATGCGGGCGCAGCCGGCCGGGGCCTTCGAGGACGATGCCCGGGCCGACCGGCTGCCGGCCGTCTCCTGGCTGATCCCCACCAGCCACCAGTCCGAGCACCCGGACTATCTGCCGGCGGCCGGCGCCGACTACGTCGCCCGGAAGATCGAGGCGATCGCGTCCAACCCGAAGGTATGGGCCAAGACCGTCTTCATCCTGAACTACGACGAGAACGACGGGCTCTTCGATCATGTGCCGCCGCCGGTGCCGCCCCCGGGGACGAAGGACGAGTTCGTCCGGGGCCTGCCGATCGGCGGCGGCTTCCGGGTGCCGTGCCTGATCATCTCGCCGTGGACGGTGGGCGGCTGGGCCGCGGGCGATCCCTTCGACCACACCTCGGTGCTGCAGTTCCTGGAGCGCTGGACCGGCGTGGCGGAGCCCAACATCAGCGACTGGCGGCGGGCGGCCTTCGGCGATCTGACGTCCGCGTTCGGCTTCCGTCACCGGCCGCACCGCCCGCCGCGGCTGCCGCGCGACACCGCCGAGCAGCTGGTCGAGGCGCAGTGGGAGGTGGCGCATCTGCCGAAGCCGACGCTGCCGGGGGCGGGCCAGCGGCCGCCGCGCCAGGAGCGTGGCCGGCGCAGGCGGCGCTAG
- the ccsB gene encoding c-type cytochrome biogenesis protein CcsB has protein sequence MNIAAAANETLAHNSNLLVYSAMAVYTLAFLAHMAEWVFGSRSKVGRTAAALTAQAKAPATVPARSGAAAGGTAVLERPTVVTKTVPGSRDVPDGPGAAGGTEKGDLYGRIAISLTVLAWALHVGGVLTRALSVERAPWGNMYEFSTTFAAVAVGLYLLLLALRKKVRWIGLPLVTTVLLDLGLAVSVLYTASDQLVPALHSYWLWIHVSCAIISGAALYLGAVSTLLFLFRDNYEGKLADPAGKQPGTFATSVLDRLPSAASLDKFAYRVNATVFPLWTFTIIAGAIWAEAAWGRYWGWDPKEVWAFITWVAYACYLHARATAGWKGRKAAYLGLIGFACYLFNYYGVNIFVTGLHSYAGV, from the coding sequence GTGAACATCGCGGCCGCAGCCAACGAGACACTGGCGCACAACAGCAACCTGCTGGTCTATTCCGCGATGGCGGTCTACACGCTCGCCTTCCTCGCGCACATGGCCGAGTGGGTGTTCGGCAGCCGCAGCAAGGTCGGCCGAACCGCCGCCGCCCTCACCGCGCAGGCCAAGGCGCCCGCGACGGTCCCCGCGCGGTCCGGTGCGGCCGCCGGCGGCACGGCCGTCCTGGAGCGGCCCACGGTCGTCACCAAGACCGTGCCCGGCAGCCGCGACGTCCCCGACGGGCCGGGCGCCGCGGGCGGCACCGAGAAGGGTGACCTCTACGGGCGGATCGCCATCTCGCTGACCGTCCTGGCCTGGGCGCTGCACGTGGGCGGCGTCCTGACCCGCGCCCTGTCCGTGGAGCGTGCCCCCTGGGGCAACATGTACGAGTTCTCCACGACCTTCGCCGCGGTCGCCGTGGGCCTCTACCTGCTGCTGCTCGCGCTCAGGAAGAAGGTCCGCTGGATCGGGCTGCCCCTGGTCACCACCGTCCTGCTCGACCTCGGGCTGGCCGTCTCGGTGCTCTACACCGCCAGTGACCAGCTGGTGCCCGCGCTGCACTCGTACTGGCTGTGGATCCACGTCAGCTGCGCGATCATCTCCGGCGCGGCGCTCTACCTCGGCGCCGTCTCCACGCTGCTGTTCCTCTTCCGCGACAACTACGAGGGCAAGCTCGCCGACCCGGCGGGCAAGCAGCCCGGCACGTTCGCCACGTCCGTCCTGGACCGGCTGCCCTCGGCCGCCTCCCTGGACAAGTTCGCCTACCGCGTCAACGCCACCGTCTTCCCGCTGTGGACGTTCACCATCATCGCGGGCGCCATCTGGGCCGAGGCCGCATGGGGCCGCTACTGGGGCTGGGACCCCAAGGAGGTCTGGGCCTTCATCACCTGGGTCGCCTACGCCTGCTACCTGCACGCCCGCGCCACCGCAGGCTGGAAGGGCCGCAAGGCCGCCTACCTGGGCCTGATCGGCTTCGCCTGCTACCTGTTCAACTACTACGGCGTGAACATCTTCGTGACGGGCCTGCACTCCTACGCGGGAGTCTGA
- the resB gene encoding cytochrome c biogenesis protein ResB, giving the protein MSTKTDTPRDPGSAEGGSDLGAAGSQLSTAPTEDVTFPSLGPLGWARWFWRQLTSMRVALLLLFLLSIGAIPGSLIPQTSVDPVKVDQFKADHSTLAGIYDKLGMFHVYSSVWFSAIYLLLFISLIGCIVPRSWQFVGQLRGRPPAAPRRLTRLPAYTTWRTDAAPEEVLGAAGRLLKKRHFRAHREGSAVAAEKGYLREVGNLVFHVALIVMLVAFAVGGLWKSEGNKLITEGDGFANSLTQYDEFKSGPFYDTDDMEPFGFKLDRFDATYERTGPQRGTPRTYRAQISYFLGADGKQHKSAIEVNKPLDIAGNKVYLLSHGYSPVVTVKDGRGKTVYHGATAFLPADPKNLTSTGVVKVPGAQTEDGKRNQLGFQAMFVPTFGGRGTGSMFSQFPALDFPVLSVNAYHGDLGLDSGLPQSVYKLDTKRLKKYQDGKGGILKKMLLPKDRVERHAGSKNKSAVRAAEAQTTMKLPNGEGSITFEGVKSWASFKVSHQPGNGLALTGAVAALLGLAGSLFIQRRRVWVRAEQGADGVTVVEMAALGRSESARLPEELAHLAGELWPDAPVAPPAPEPAPDTEDPAEPTDSDGPADPSEGARA; this is encoded by the coding sequence ATGTCCACCAAGACCGACACCCCCCGCGACCCGGGCTCCGCCGAGGGGGGCAGCGATCTCGGCGCGGCCGGATCCCAGCTCTCCACCGCGCCCACGGAGGACGTCACCTTCCCCTCGCTCGGCCCGCTCGGCTGGGCGCGCTGGTTCTGGCGGCAGCTGACCTCGATGCGGGTGGCGCTGCTGCTGCTCTTCCTGCTGTCGATCGGGGCGATCCCGGGCTCGCTGATCCCGCAGACCAGCGTCGACCCGGTCAAGGTCGACCAGTTCAAGGCCGACCACTCCACCCTCGCGGGCATCTACGACAAGCTCGGGATGTTCCACGTCTACAGCTCGGTGTGGTTCTCGGCGATCTACCTGCTGCTGTTCATCTCGCTGATCGGCTGCATCGTCCCGCGCAGCTGGCAGTTCGTCGGACAGCTCCGCGGCCGCCCGCCGGCCGCCCCGCGCCGGCTGACCCGGCTGCCCGCGTACACCACCTGGCGCACCGACGCCGCGCCCGAGGAGGTCCTCGGCGCGGCCGGCCGGCTGCTGAAGAAGCGGCACTTCCGCGCCCACCGGGAGGGCAGCGCGGTCGCCGCCGAGAAGGGCTACCTGCGAGAGGTCGGCAACCTCGTCTTCCACGTCGCGCTGATCGTGATGCTGGTGGCGTTCGCCGTCGGCGGCCTGTGGAAGTCCGAGGGCAACAAGCTGATCACCGAGGGCGACGGCTTCGCCAACAGTCTCACCCAGTACGACGAGTTCAAGTCGGGGCCCTTCTACGACACCGACGACATGGAGCCGTTCGGCTTCAAGCTCGACCGCTTCGACGCGACGTACGAGCGGACCGGGCCCCAGCGGGGCACCCCGCGCACCTACCGGGCGCAGATCTCCTACTTCCTGGGCGCGGACGGCAAACAGCACAAGAGCGCCATCGAGGTGAACAAGCCCCTCGACATCGCGGGCAACAAGGTCTACCTGCTCTCCCACGGCTACTCGCCCGTCGTCACCGTCAAGGACGGCCGCGGCAAGACCGTCTACCACGGGGCGACGGCCTTCCTGCCCGCCGACCCCAAGAACCTCACCTCGACCGGTGTGGTGAAGGTGCCCGGCGCGCAGACCGAGGACGGCAAGCGCAACCAGCTCGGCTTCCAGGCCATGTTCGTGCCGACCTTCGGCGGCCGCGGCACCGGCTCGATGTTCTCGCAGTTCCCCGCGCTGGACTTCCCCGTGCTCTCGGTCAACGCGTACCACGGTGACCTCGGCCTCGACTCCGGCCTGCCGCAGAGCGTCTACAAGCTCGACACCAAGCGCCTCAAGAAGTACCAGGACGGCAAGGGCGGCATCCTCAAGAAGATGCTGCTGCCCAAGGACCGCGTGGAGCGGCACGCGGGCTCCAAGAACAAGTCCGCCGTCCGGGCCGCCGAAGCACAGACCACGATGAAGCTGCCGAACGGCGAGGGCTCCATCACCTTCGAGGGCGTCAAGAGCTGGGCCAGCTTCAAGGTCTCCCACCAGCCCGGCAACGGCCTGGCGCTGACCGGCGCGGTCGCCGCGCTGCTGGGCCTTGCCGGATCGCTGTTCATCCAGCGCCGCCGGGTGTGGGTCCGTGCGGAACAGGGTGCCGATGGCGTCACCGTCGTCGAGATGGCCGCCCTCGGCCGCAGCGAATCGGCCCGGCTGCCGGAGGAACTCGCCCACCTCGCCGGGGAGCTGTGGCCCGACGCCCCGGTCGCTCCTCCCGCCCCGGAACCCGCCCCCGACACCGAAGACCCCGCGGAGCCCACTGACTCTGACGGACCTGCTGACCCCTCCGAAGGAGCGCGCGCGTGA